One window of Psychrobacillus sp. FSL H8-0483 genomic DNA carries:
- a CDS encoding HD domain-containing phosphohydrolase, translating to MLTKEQVQDIKKKHYLPRVVTDQTITSYIGSANNISYSLYTLLPKSTSWIYYNPNDYIDYCERYTILSGTLQVDWPSGKDVLYPGDYIDAKVYNALLTCYAKEEVEILLEMTTPFFERDFTEREIIHLDAKKIQEVDGYTYHHCSRIRDYSIGLWKRMKPQGEGVSTLSTGSYFHDIGKLAIPIDILNKEGKLSEDEWKIIKMHTTLGAEMMRNHEIEKIRHAAFIVEEHHERYDGKGYPYGLKGEEISLEASIVSVVDAFDAMTTNRVYRSAMKIENAIQEIKGGRGTQFNPKIVDEFLKMLEEQNNEWY from the coding sequence ATGCTTACAAAAGAACAGGTACAGGACATAAAGAAAAAGCACTATTTACCTAGAGTTGTGACAGATCAAACGATAACTTCTTATATTGGAAGTGCAAATAATATTTCTTATTCTCTTTATACATTGCTTCCTAAAAGTACTTCATGGATTTATTATAATCCAAATGATTACATAGATTATTGTGAACGTTATACGATTCTCAGTGGGACATTACAAGTTGACTGGCCGAGTGGCAAGGATGTCCTATATCCAGGTGATTACATTGATGCAAAAGTATATAATGCTTTATTGACCTGTTATGCAAAAGAAGAAGTGGAGATATTACTAGAAATGACAACTCCCTTTTTTGAGCGAGATTTTACTGAGCGGGAAATTATTCATCTTGATGCAAAGAAAATTCAAGAAGTAGATGGTTACACATATCATCATTGCTCACGAATTAGAGATTACTCGATTGGACTATGGAAAAGAATGAAGCCACAAGGTGAAGGAGTTTCTACCTTAAGTACTGGCTCCTATTTTCATGACATTGGCAAGCTTGCAATTCCAATTGATATATTAAATAAAGAAGGAAAACTTTCAGAAGATGAATGGAAAATCATTAAAATGCATACAACTTTAGGTGCTGAAATGATGCGAAATCATGAAATTGAAAAAATTCGTCACGCCGCTTTTATTGTAGAAGAGCATCATGAACGGTATGATGGAAAAGGATATCCATATGGACTAAAGGGGGAAGAAATTTCATTAGAAGCTTCCATTGTTTCTGTTGTAGACGCTTTTGATGCGATGACAACTAATCGCGTGTATCGAAGTGCAATGAAGATTGAAAATGCTATCCAAGAAATAAAAGGTGGAAGAGGCACTCAATTCAATCCGAAAATAGTGGATGAGTTTTTGAAAATGCTAGAAGAACAAAATAACGAGTGGTATTAA